In Carassius carassius chromosome 7, fCarCar2.1, whole genome shotgun sequence, one genomic interval encodes:
- the tma16 gene encoding LOW QUALITY PROTEIN: translation machinery-associated protein 16 (The sequence of the model RefSeq protein was modified relative to this genomic sequence to represent the inferred CDS: inserted 1 base in 1 codon) — MPKAAKGKGQTEKAIHPYSRKAAYLASAAIKQQRKEKLKGEKAHRLNLIGEKLLWFQSQLDPDKAEYTKHDACEIIERYLHRFDRELEQIELANSIKGRQGRQYGSREAVIKQTIERERAQYEGNVFEIPDIINSKHLKIFREWTGDLKKLPNIKMRKVSAKGSDSAPPAVSQDKQMGEENKEEXSLNSNTDL; from the exons ATG CCGAAGGCAGCCAAAGGAAAGGGACAGACGGAGAAGGCCATTCACCCATACAGCAGGAAAGCGGCGTATTTAGCGAGCGCTGCCATCAAACAACAGAGGAAAGAAAA GTTAAAAGGTGAGAAGGCACATCGTCTAAATTTGATTG GTGAAAAACTTTTGTGGTTCCAAAGCCAGCTGGACCCTGACAAAGCAGAATACACTAAACATGATGCTTGTGAAATAATTGAGAG GTACCTTCACCGGTTTGACAGAGAGCTGGAGCAAATTGAATTAGCAAACAGTATCAAAGGACGCCAGGGTCGTCAGTATGGCTCTAGAGAGGCTGTCATCAAACAAACAATAGAACGAGAGAGAGCTCAGTATGAAGGCAATGTCTTTG AAATCCCTGATATCATCAATTCTAAGCATCTGAAAATATTTAG AGAGTGGACTGGTGACCTCAAGAAACTCCCTAACATTAAGATGAGAAAGGTTTCAGCCAAAGGCTCTGACAGCGCACCGCCTGCAGTTTCACAAGATAAACAGATGGGAGAAGAGAATAAGGAAG CATCTCTGAATTCTAACACAGACTTATAG